A portion of the Calliphora vicina chromosome 5, idCalVici1.1, whole genome shotgun sequence genome contains these proteins:
- the lbm gene encoding protein late bloomer, producing MGCATTTVKIASIIFNILLAIISIGGIILISFNPDYFREELSIGYYTTLSLCVIFAFLGIFATIRESVCLTATCAVFLLALTLINIAIALIGINSGEHNGVEAVNKAWETNAMDELQTHHDCCGKTSSNDYVLMNIAIPASCYADQDPSDIHNLFTEGCSEKMVKYYEEESYRFAILSWICVAFEFFGFLLTAFLVINFRNTQRRMQF from the exons aTAATTTCCATTGGAGGCATAATATTGATCTCATTTAATCCAGACtattttcgagaggaattatccaTTGGTTACTACACAACATTATCTCTCTGCGTGATCTTTgcatttttaggaatttttgcCACAATACGAGAATCTGTCTGCCTGACGGCGACT TGCGCTGTATTCCTCTTGGCATTGACCTTGATAAACATTGCGATCGCACTCATTGGCATCAACAGTGGCGAACACAATGGCGTCGAGGCGGTAAATAAGGCCTGGGAAACAAATGCCATGGATGAATTACAAACGCATCATGACTGCTGTGGCAAGACAAGTTCCAACGATTATGTGCTCATGAATATAGCAATTCCAGCCAGTTGTTATGCTGATCAGGATCCATCGGATATTCACAATCTATTCACTGAAGGTTGCAGTGAGAAAATGGTCAAATATTACGAAGAAGAATCTTATCGTTTTGCTATTTTGTCATGGATTTGTGTAGCATTTGAG TTTTTCGGTTTCCTGTTGACAGCTTTCTTGGTCATTAACTTCCGCAATACCCAAAGACGCATGCAATTTTAA